A region of Desulfocurvibacter africanus subsp. africanus DSM 2603 DNA encodes the following proteins:
- a CDS encoding inorganic phosphate transporter, translated as MDFYDLFFYLSMGGGLLMAFALGANDVANSMASAVGARAITVRQAVLIAALLNFVGAVLLGSQVTATISKGIIDPTAITDPRVMTLGMFSSLLAAGVWVLVATLTSLPVSSTHSIVGAILGFGFLVGGPEVVNWLKMGGIVMSWIISPFFAAIIGFLVFSHIRKTIFVSHDFIRQSKKWGAIWMALTCGLIMISFFYKTPFGERLDLSLGAAAAVCLVVMAAAWIVTRRGLEKLVPDPAAGAEGVEQVFRKMQIFTSCYVALSQGANDVANAIGPVAAVYVLAKTGMLATKAEVPIFMLVIGGLGIALGIGLLGHKVMATVGEKITTLTNTRGFAVDIGAATTVLLASNLGLPVSTTHAAVGAVTGVGLARGFKAVDFGVLGRIVIYWVLTVPAAAFTSVLIYRILDWIVS; from the coding sequence ATGGATTTCTATGATCTGTTTTTCTATCTGTCCATGGGCGGCGGCTTGCTTATGGCCTTCGCCCTTGGCGCCAACGACGTGGCCAACTCCATGGCTTCGGCCGTGGGCGCCCGGGCCATTACCGTACGACAGGCAGTGCTCATCGCCGCCCTGCTCAACTTCGTCGGCGCGGTTTTGCTCGGCTCGCAAGTTACAGCCACCATCAGCAAGGGCATCATCGATCCGACGGCCATCACCGACCCGCGCGTGATGACGCTGGGCATGTTCTCCTCCCTGCTGGCTGCCGGGGTTTGGGTGCTCGTGGCCACGCTCACCTCGCTGCCCGTGTCCTCCACGCATTCCATCGTGGGGGCCATCCTGGGTTTCGGCTTCCTGGTCGGAGGGCCGGAGGTGGTGAACTGGCTCAAGATGGGCGGCATCGTCATGTCCTGGATCATCTCGCCCTTCTTCGCGGCCATAATAGGATTCCTTGTCTTTTCGCACATCCGCAAGACCATCTTTGTCAGCCACGACTTTATCCGCCAGTCCAAGAAATGGGGAGCTATTTGGATGGCCCTGACCTGCGGGCTCATCATGATCTCCTTTTTCTACAAGACTCCTTTCGGCGAGCGGTTGGATTTGAGCCTGGGCGCCGCCGCGGCCGTGTGCCTTGTCGTCATGGCCGCGGCCTGGATAGTCACCCGCCGCGGTCTGGAGAAGCTCGTGCCCGACCCGGCCGCAGGCGCCGAAGGCGTGGAGCAGGTCTTCCGCAAGATGCAGATATTCACCTCGTGCTATGTGGCCCTGTCCCAGGGCGCCAACGATGTGGCCAACGCCATCGGTCCCGTGGCCGCGGTGTATGTGCTGGCCAAGACCGGCATGCTGGCGACCAAGGCCGAGGTGCCTATCTTCATGCTCGTGATCGGCGGCCTGGGCATCGCCCTGGGCATCGGCTTGCTGGGACACAAGGTCATGGCCACGGTGGGCGAAAAAATCACCACCCTGACCAACACCCGCGGCTTTGCCGTTGATATCGGCGCGGCGACTACGGTGCTTTTGGCCTCCAACCTGGGCCTGCCCGTGTCCACCACCCACGCGGCCGTTGGCGCGGTCACGGGCGTGGGCCTGGCTCGCGGCTTCAAGGCCGTGGATTTCGGCGTGCTGGGCCGCATCGTAATCTACTGGGTTTTGACCGTGCCGGCGGCGGCCTTCACCAGCGTGCTCATTTATCGCATTCTTGACTGGATCGTGAGCTAA